In Flavobacterium sp. WV_118_3, one DNA window encodes the following:
- a CDS encoding gliding motility-associated C-terminal domain-containing protein: MKKTFLMLLMIMLNSICFSQVFPEGFEGSFPPSGSEGAWIVTHNGIGMGPMNRNIWKQTPRITSVYNPHSGNYAAMVEKINIGDGKTEEDWLIAPKVAIPVGGELSFYILHGRAGDQGSKLKIKISKTAQTDLSSFTEVAEFSESQIGSVSGVYKKMTITFNEQHVTADEMVYIAFVRVHKQTEGSTGDRFLIDDIELKSPCVTPKDIKITNVTANSAVLAWALPDSPGKWEIELIAAASPLSESTTVTENQYVVINLNPQTTYRFRVRSECGEMAYSEWSDFYAFTTLVNNDECRNAQTIPVNEDQSCSKVVPVSFLGTTITGSDSCVPDNNGDIWFSFTATHETHMIDLINFKGNAKPVAITMYEGKQCDQIQPIYCNTTNSLLALGLRIGTVYTLRLAVNSLRGKTTFSFDLCVKIPDVVQSKATDCLVYTVNPDFEKPLHQVKSAYPQLYNQHSVPGWKTTAENNHIKFWHSGNNLNIQAYSGTQFVEINETEGSDIYQDYATAVPISFRCRFLHRGRDNESSCALYAGPPEGPFALVVIATTGNNAWKEYVGTYAVPENQPVTRFIFKNQSGSGNLLDDFELKSDNSIITPGPILLNCANVLANVSAKGEGVWLADTNNPGTSTIGDYHANKTTISGFTTSGTYRYYWKTAYCVDILDVKIDNEDKTTLLTFNPIGPICPGAAVPKLPSRSKEGIAGAWMPPVISNAITTTYIFTPYANQCVKQGITASLTVAVQPIAVTVLSDCTDDEVVLKIQPEEGNTFDLTKTHFQWFCDKKGKVGDNMPDFNVTRYCRDWINDVAFPIVFTVEVTVAGRCSVTKEIVVKGLRCQIQKGISPNNDNLNDTFDLTGFSVEKLSIFNRYGTEVYSHGAGYTNQWFGQSKNGSELPDSTYFYVIDLEKGETKTGWVYISRENR, encoded by the coding sequence ATGAAGAAAACGTTCCTGATGCTATTGATGATTATGCTTAATTCTATTTGTTTCTCTCAGGTTTTTCCGGAAGGATTTGAAGGAAGCTTTCCGCCTTCCGGTTCGGAAGGAGCCTGGATCGTAACGCACAACGGAATAGGGATGGGACCGATGAACCGGAATATCTGGAAACAAACGCCTCGTATTACGAGTGTGTATAATCCACATTCCGGAAATTATGCTGCTATGGTCGAAAAAATAAACATTGGAGACGGTAAAACAGAAGAAGACTGGCTTATTGCACCCAAAGTTGCCATTCCGGTCGGTGGCGAATTGTCCTTCTATATTTTGCATGGACGTGCCGGTGATCAGGGATCCAAACTCAAAATAAAGATTTCAAAAACAGCTCAAACGGATCTGTCTTCTTTTACAGAAGTAGCTGAATTCTCAGAAAGTCAAATTGGTTCTGTTTCAGGTGTCTATAAAAAGATGACGATTACTTTTAACGAACAACACGTCACAGCAGATGAAATGGTTTATATCGCCTTTGTGCGCGTGCATAAGCAGACGGAAGGTAGTACTGGTGACCGCTTTTTGATTGATGATATCGAATTGAAATCTCCCTGTGTTACACCAAAGGATATCAAGATAACGAATGTTACCGCCAATTCGGCAGTGTTAGCCTGGGCGCTTCCGGACAGTCCCGGAAAATGGGAAATCGAACTGATTGCTGCTGCTTCGCCACTTTCCGAAAGTACTACTGTAACCGAAAACCAATATGTTGTCATAAATCTTAATCCTCAAACGACCTATCGCTTCAGAGTGCGGTCGGAATGTGGGGAAATGGCATACAGTGAATGGAGTGATTTCTATGCGTTTACTACCCTTGTGAATAATGACGAGTGCCGTAATGCTCAAACGATTCCTGTAAACGAAGATCAATCCTGTAGTAAAGTAGTACCGGTATCTTTTTTAGGAACTACGATAACCGGATCCGATAGCTGTGTACCGGATAATAATGGCGATATATGGTTTTCTTTTACGGCTACTCATGAAACTCATATGATTGACCTGATTAATTTCAAAGGAAACGCAAAACCGGTTGCCATAACGATGTATGAAGGAAAACAATGTGATCAAATACAACCAATATATTGTAATACCACTAATTCTTTACTGGCATTGGGATTGCGGATAGGGACTGTTTATACCCTCCGGCTGGCGGTTAATAGTCTGCGTGGAAAAACAACCTTTAGCTTTGATCTCTGTGTTAAGATACCGGATGTTGTCCAGAGCAAGGCTACAGATTGTCTGGTTTATACTGTAAATCCGGATTTTGAAAAGCCTTTACATCAGGTGAAATCAGCATATCCCCAACTTTATAATCAGCACAGTGTTCCGGGATGGAAAACAACAGCGGAAAATAACCATATAAAATTTTGGCATTCGGGTAATAATCTGAATATACAGGCTTATTCAGGAACTCAGTTTGTTGAAATTAATGAAACGGAAGGTTCGGATATATACCAGGATTACGCGACGGCAGTTCCTATATCCTTTCGGTGTCGTTTTTTGCACAGAGGTCGGGATAATGAAAGTTCCTGTGCACTCTATGCCGGTCCGCCGGAAGGTCCCTTTGCTTTAGTTGTGATCGCTACAACAGGGAACAATGCCTGGAAGGAGTATGTCGGAACGTACGCTGTTCCGGAGAATCAGCCTGTAACCCGTTTTATTTTTAAAAACCAGTCAGGTAGTGGCAACCTTCTGGATGATTTTGAGCTAAAAAGCGATAATAGTATTATCACACCAGGCCCTATACTGTTAAATTGTGCCAACGTTTTGGCAAATGTCTCAGCAAAAGGGGAGGGTGTCTGGCTGGCCGATACTAATAATCCCGGAACATCTACGATAGGGGATTATCATGCCAATAAAACTACGATCTCCGGATTTACAACAAGCGGAACCTATCGTTACTACTGGAAAACAGCATATTGTGTTGATATACTTGATGTGAAAATTGATAATGAGGATAAAACAACCCTTCTGACGTTTAATCCGATCGGGCCAATTTGCCCGGGAGCAGCCGTTCCGAAATTACCCAGCCGTTCGAAAGAAGGAATAGCAGGTGCCTGGATGCCACCGGTAATCAGTAATGCTATTACGACGACTTATATCTTTACCCCGTATGCCAATCAATGCGTAAAACAAGGTATTACAGCATCGCTTACAGTAGCAGTACAACCGATAGCGGTAACTGTTCTTAGTGATTGTACCGATGATGAAGTCGTGCTGAAAATACAACCAGAAGAAGGAAATACTTTTGACCTGACAAAGACTCATTTTCAATGGTTCTGTGATAAAAAAGGAAAAGTAGGCGATAATATGCCTGATTTTAATGTGACTCGTTATTGCCGGGATTGGATTAATGATGTTGCTTTTCCGATTGTTTTTACGGTTGAAGTTACTGTAGCAGGTAGATGCTCCGTTACAAAAGAAATTGTCGTCAAAGGGCTGCGTTGTCAGATTCAAAAAGGGATCTCGCCCAATAACGATAATTTGAACGACACTTTTGATTTAACGGGGTTTAGTGTCGAAAAACTAAGCATTTTTAACCGATACGGTACGGAAGTTTACAGTCATGGTGCAGGCTATACCAACCAATGGTTCGGACAATCCAAAAATGGCAGTGAGTTGCCGGATAGCACCTATTTCTATGTTATTGATTTGGAAAAAGGTGAAACAAAAACGGGTTGGGTTTATATCAGCAGAGAAAATAGATAA
- a CDS encoding type IX secretion system membrane protein PorP/SprF translates to MKKIYLTAFLALIGLKEASAQQDPHYTQYMYNMNVINPAYAGSKETLSFGLLYRKQWVDLEGAPSTATFSGHSPVGKNVGLGLSVISDKIGPVKENNVYADFSYTLNLGGEHKLALGLKAGATFHKVGLLSDVSPYVPDANDPAFAENTSRTFFNAGAGLFYYTNKYYLAASVPNMLKSTYLDYNGRKFGSDTQHYFVTGGYVFDLSENAKFKPFFMVKSAFDAPTSFDVSTNFLFYDKFEIGATYRLDDSFGAMVNYAITPSLRIGYAYDHIVSDLKKTASSSHEFIVLFDLCFSKIASKSPRYF, encoded by the coding sequence ATGAAGAAAATATATTTGACCGCCTTTTTAGCCCTGATCGGATTAAAAGAGGCCTCAGCACAACAAGACCCACATTATACACAATACATGTATAATATGAATGTCATCAACCCGGCGTATGCCGGTTCGAAGGAGACCTTATCCTTTGGGTTGTTATACCGCAAGCAGTGGGTTGATCTTGAAGGGGCTCCGTCTACGGCTACCTTTTCGGGTCACAGTCCGGTAGGTAAGAATGTAGGATTGGGACTTTCGGTAATTTCGGACAAGATCGGTCCTGTGAAAGAGAATAATGTGTACGCTGACTTCTCCTACACCTTAAACCTTGGTGGTGAACACAAACTGGCTTTGGGATTAAAAGCGGGAGCGACTTTCCATAAGGTTGGGCTATTATCGGATGTAAGTCCGTATGTTCCGGATGCGAACGACCCTGCTTTTGCCGAGAACACCAGCCGTACGTTTTTTAACGCGGGAGCCGGATTGTTCTACTATACCAATAAGTACTATTTGGCAGCTTCGGTACCCAACATGTTAAAGTCGACGTATTTGGATTATAACGGCCGTAAATTCGGAAGTGATACCCAACACTATTTTGTAACGGGGGGATATGTATTCGATTTAAGCGAGAATGCAAAATTCAAACCGTTCTTTATGGTGAAGTCGGCCTTCGATGCGCCAACTTCGTTTGATGTATCGACCAACTTCCTTTTTTATGACAAATTCGAAATCGGAGCTACTTACCGATTGGACGATTCCTTCGGAGCGATGGTTAACTATGCCATTACGCCAAGCCTTCGTATCGGATATGCTTATGATCATATCGTATCCGATTTAAAAAAAACGGCATCATCATCGCATGAATTTATAGTACTGTTTGACCTCTGTTTTTCTAAAATTGCATCCAAATCGCCCCGATATTTCTAA
- a CDS encoding OmpA family protein gives MKKMVFAFVVAIISFKVAAQHGNTYIADSYFNRSEYANAADAYLEVMDKSQRKDKNYIYKQLADSYYNMPDAPKANEWYAKVIAKKQDAETYYHYAEMLKVEGKYEEANKQMKQFVKMSPKDPRAIAFKENPDYLTKLNNIVKIFDLKRLDFNSDKSDFGAFLSSDNMLYFASARNTSRKIYGWNNEPFLDLYAAVYNANGTFSEPVLVDNINSKYHDGPATISADGNTMYFASESFKKRLFHRNKVKKIKQGQVNLFKAIKIDGKWGDIKPLPFNSKDYSTSNPSLSKDGKTLYFSSNMPGSVGGVDIWRVTLNEDGTYGKPQNLGKTINTKGNESFPFVTDDHKLFFASNGHQGFGGLDVYCVDLVGKMKVSNLGKPVNSAKDDFAFSFNKAKNIGFVSSNRDGSDNIYSVIPLVVSENTIPEATETDWKEAKEPEKPILLVENSDLVKKEAAIGVDGLVQGIRLPTKAMLNQSDDANGIRTTASESIGAVKKEDAIVASNTDNAHTAVTGENANHTIAVGAKALDDIYFDFDKSVINEVAAKELDKLVRIMNENPEMVVMVKSHTDSRGKQGYNLKLSVQRAEATVQYVISKGISQERIYGEGYGESLPKVNCQDDCTFWKHLQNRRSEFIIVKK, from the coding sequence ATGAAAAAAATGGTCTTCGCTTTTGTTGTCGCAATTATTAGTTTTAAAGTAGCCGCTCAGCATGGAAATACCTATATAGCGGATAGTTATTTTAACCGTTCCGAATATGCCAATGCGGCTGATGCCTATTTGGAAGTAATGGATAAAAGTCAGAGGAAAGATAAAAATTATATATATAAACAACTGGCCGACAGTTATTACAATATGCCTGATGCTCCTAAAGCTAATGAATGGTATGCTAAGGTAATCGCTAAAAAACAAGATGCCGAAACCTATTATCATTATGCCGAGATGTTAAAGGTAGAAGGAAAATACGAGGAAGCTAACAAACAAATGAAACAGTTTGTCAAAATGTCGCCCAAGGATCCGCGAGCAATTGCTTTTAAAGAAAATCCAGACTATCTGACTAAATTAAATAATATCGTAAAAATTTTCGATCTGAAACGATTGGATTTTAATAGCGATAAATCGGACTTCGGTGCGTTTTTAAGTAGTGATAATATGCTATATTTTGCTTCAGCTCGTAACACTTCGCGTAAAATCTACGGATGGAACAATGAGCCGTTTTTGGATTTATATGCTGCTGTTTATAATGCCAACGGAACCTTTAGTGAACCGGTGTTGGTCGATAATATCAACTCAAAATACCATGATGGACCGGCTACAATCAGCGCCGATGGGAATACGATGTATTTTGCCAGTGAGAGTTTTAAGAAGAGATTGTTTCATCGGAATAAAGTGAAAAAAATAAAGCAAGGCCAGGTTAATTTGTTTAAAGCCATTAAAATAGACGGAAAATGGGGTGACATCAAACCCCTTCCGTTTAACAGTAAAGACTATTCTACCAGTAACCCAAGTTTGAGTAAAGACGGTAAAACATTGTACTTCTCCTCAAACATGCCCGGTTCGGTAGGAGGTGTGGATATCTGGAGAGTAACGCTCAATGAAGATGGTACTTATGGTAAACCTCAGAATCTGGGTAAAACAATCAATACTAAGGGAAATGAAAGTTTTCCGTTTGTGACAGACGATCATAAATTGTTTTTTGCATCTAATGGGCATCAGGGATTTGGTGGATTGGATGTTTACTGCGTCGATCTGGTTGGAAAAATGAAAGTTAGCAATCTGGGAAAACCGGTAAATTCTGCGAAAGATGACTTTGCCTTTAGTTTTAATAAAGCAAAAAACATCGGATTCGTTTCAAGTAATCGCGACGGATCGGATAATATTTACAGCGTTATCCCGCTTGTTGTTTCCGAAAACACAATTCCGGAAGCGACTGAGACAGATTGGAAAGAAGCAAAAGAACCGGAAAAACCGATATTGCTTGTTGAGAACTCCGATCTTGTAAAAAAAGAGGCCGCAATTGGTGTCGATGGATTGGTGCAGGGAATCAGGTTGCCAACCAAAGCGATGCTGAATCAATCGGACGATGCAAATGGGATTAGAACAACGGCATCCGAATCTATAGGCGCAGTAAAAAAAGAAGATGCAATCGTCGCTAGTAATACTGATAATGCGCATACAGCCGTAACAGGTGAAAACGCAAATCATACCATTGCTGTTGGAGCAAAAGCATTGGATGATATTTATTTTGACTTCGATAAAAGTGTAATTAACGAGGTGGCGGCAAAAGAATTGGATAAACTGGTTCGAATAATGAACGAAAACCCGGAAATGGTTGTCATGGTAAAGTCGCATACGGACAGCCGCGGGAAACAAGGTTATAATTTAAAACTTTCGGTACAGCGGGCGGAAGCAACGGTTCAATATGTGATTTCTAAAGGTATCTCCCAAGAGCGGATTTACGGTGAAGGATATGGCGAAAGCCTTCCTAAAGTGAACTGTCAGGATGATTGTACCTTCTGGAAACATCTTCAGAATAGAAGATCGGAATTCATAATTGTTAAGAAATAA